The following are encoded together in the Rhodothermaceae bacterium genome:
- the sppA gene encoding signal peptide peptidase SppA has protein sequence MKPAGCRPIHVRSPYDATACRLLRTLYSTYSNPMRFFSTLIASVLGSLIAVGVLIFLGSLIMAGIIASAVSTSEAPISSESVLVLQLSGPIQESGTADPIYDLFDMPQPQSLNQIRTALESAATDERIEAVWLKPQGAIAGWPTLLEIRQSLLEFKESGKPIVASASGDFAMRESDYFLASVADSIYASPRAFFEFNGFYLGVSFYKGLLNKLNIEPTVLRVGSYKGGIEPYTRENLSSENRTQLTAVLENWNELMTRTIAQARDLSTEEVANLMGAGELLTTEDAHAAGLLDGLLQSEEVESRIGELTGIEGRLKTSSLSRYAPSMPRSSSSHDSTIGIIHASGTIMSGSSSDLNGILGAVSFQRDMKDFREDDDVKAVVLRIDSPGGSATASESMWQAVKETTKKKPVIISMGDLAASGGYWLATAGDTIVASPHTVTGSIGVYGMHFSIGQMLETKLGITSDHVATSDYADMFSGMRPLRPSERALFERSLNETYSTFLERVSENRDMSIEAVHEVAQGRIWTGEAALEAGLIDKLGNLDDAIALAAEMANLEEGAYRIKQLPVPETLMDQYLELFLARIQSFMESPIETQLRTEARLIEEAAQLQGTPIARLPLDIEGYD, from the coding sequence ATGAAGCCCGCTGGATGCCGCCCGATTCATGTACGGTCTCCGTATGACGCAACCGCATGTCGCTTACTGCGTACCTTGTACTCTACTTACTCAAATCCGATGCGTTTCTTTTCGACCCTTATTGCCAGCGTTCTTGGCTCACTCATCGCAGTTGGTGTGCTGATTTTTCTTGGTAGCCTGATCATGGCAGGAATCATTGCATCAGCAGTTTCCACCAGCGAAGCCCCTATTTCATCAGAATCTGTGCTGGTATTACAACTATCAGGCCCTATTCAAGAATCCGGGACAGCAGACCCGATCTATGACCTCTTCGACATGCCACAACCCCAGAGCCTGAACCAAATCAGGACGGCTCTCGAGAGTGCTGCAACCGATGAGCGTATTGAAGCGGTGTGGCTGAAACCACAGGGGGCCATTGCAGGATGGCCAACACTCCTGGAAATCAGACAATCTTTGCTTGAATTCAAGGAAAGTGGCAAACCAATTGTGGCATCTGCATCCGGGGATTTTGCGATGCGTGAATCGGACTACTTCCTCGCATCTGTTGCAGACAGTATCTATGCTTCGCCGAGAGCCTTCTTTGAATTCAATGGCTTCTACTTGGGTGTATCCTTTTATAAAGGGCTCCTTAATAAACTGAATATCGAACCAACGGTCTTGCGGGTTGGAAGCTATAAAGGAGGCATTGAGCCCTACACTCGCGAAAACCTGTCAAGCGAAAACCGGACACAGTTAACTGCCGTGCTTGAGAACTGGAACGAACTCATGACCCGTACAATCGCTCAGGCGCGGGATCTGAGTACTGAGGAGGTTGCAAACCTTATGGGAGCGGGAGAACTCCTGACTACCGAAGATGCACATGCGGCTGGGCTCCTTGATGGATTACTGCAAAGTGAAGAGGTGGAGTCGCGTATCGGTGAATTGACTGGTATAGAGGGCAGGCTGAAAACCAGCAGTTTATCCCGCTATGCTCCCTCAATGCCCAGATCATCGTCCAGCCATGACAGCACAATTGGGATCATACATGCCTCCGGCACCATCATGAGTGGGAGCAGTAGTGATCTAAATGGAATCCTGGGGGCCGTCAGTTTCCAGAGGGACATGAAAGATTTCCGAGAGGATGATGATGTCAAGGCGGTCGTACTGCGGATCGACTCACCCGGCGGCAGTGCCACTGCCAGTGAATCCATGTGGCAGGCAGTCAAGGAAACGACAAAGAAAAAACCGGTCATTATTTCCATGGGAGACCTCGCTGCATCCGGTGGCTACTGGCTCGCAACGGCGGGAGACACGATTGTGGCTTCTCCTCACACAGTGACTGGTTCCATCGGCGTCTACGGCATGCACTTCAGTATTGGTCAGATGCTCGAAACCAAACTAGGTATTACCTCAGACCATGTAGCCACCAGCGACTACGCAGATATGTTTTCTGGGATGCGCCCCCTTCGTCCTTCCGAGCGTGCACTGTTTGAGCGCTCTCTGAACGAAACTTACTCTACTTTTCTTGAACGTGTTTCCGAGAATCGAGACATGTCGATTGAAGCTGTTCATGAAGTGGCCCAAGGCCGGATATGGACTGGAGAGGCTGCCTTGGAAGCTGGACTGATTGACAAACTTGGGAACCTTGATGATGCGATCGCTCTCGCCGCTGAGATGGCAAACCTAGAAGAAGGTGCCTATCGAATCAAACAATTGCCCGTTCCCGAGACCTTGATGGATCAATACCTGGAACTCTTCTTGGCACGAATCCAATCCTTTATGGAGTCACCAATTGAGACGCAACTTCGTACGGAGGCCCGTTTAATTGAGGAGGCAGCTCAATTGCAGGGAACTCCCATAGCCCGCCTGCCTTTGGACATCGAAGGTTATGACTGA
- the efp gene encoding elongation factor P, with amino-acid sequence MADTTDFRNGFTMQIADELWQIVKFQHVKPGKGGAFVRTTLKNVRTGRVVDKTFRAGEKVKGARIERREHQFLYEDSLGMHFMNMQDYEQFSLPAENVAKREFLREGGAIDILFHAENEEPLLAEIPKSVELRVTQSDPGVRGDTATGATKPAKLESGATINVPLFISEGDLIRVNTDTGDYITRVTG; translated from the coding sequence ATGGCAGATACGACAGACTTTCGGAATGGCTTTACCATGCAGATTGCGGACGAGCTGTGGCAGATCGTCAAATTCCAGCACGTCAAGCCCGGAAAAGGGGGAGCCTTTGTTCGGACGACACTCAAGAATGTTCGAACCGGGCGTGTAGTAGACAAGACATTCCGGGCAGGTGAGAAGGTGAAGGGTGCGCGGATTGAGCGCCGAGAGCACCAATTTCTGTACGAAGACTCGCTCGGGATGCATTTTATGAATATGCAGGATTATGAGCAGTTTTCGTTACCTGCAGAAAATGTAGCAAAACGGGAATTTCTAAGGGAAGGGGGGGCGATTGATATTTTATTTCATGCAGAAAACGAGGAACCTCTCTTGGCTGAAATCCCCAAGAGTGTAGAATTGCGGGTGACTCAGTCAGATCCTGGTGTTCGGGGAGATACTGCTACTGGAGCTACAAAACCGGCAAAGTTGGAGAGTGGGGCCACGATCAATGTTCCACTCTTCATCTCGGAAGGGGACTTGATTCGGGTCAATACGGACACGGGAGATTACATTACAAGGGTTACAGGATAG
- a CDS encoding nucleotide exchange factor GrpE, with amino-acid sequence MAEEFSEEKDESLGESIPSEASENEPQNGEGSVNGSETEEIQDPLTQCVEELAAEKDQRLRVAAEFANYRRRMENQRADWSLRAKANVIRTLLPILDDLERSLTAAAEAESEDNAFSSLQSGINLVFENFLSELEKLGLKRIQTVGVAFDEHLHEAVGQAPAPEGEEDGHILYESQAGYRLGDLVLRHAKVIVGIAPAVPAEADAQ; translated from the coding sequence ATGGCTGAAGAATTTTCAGAGGAAAAAGACGAATCCCTTGGGGAATCGATACCTTCTGAGGCAAGTGAAAACGAGCCTCAGAACGGGGAGGGATCCGTGAATGGTTCTGAGACAGAGGAGATACAGGATCCCTTGACGCAGTGCGTCGAAGAGTTGGCTGCGGAGAAAGATCAGCGACTCCGGGTTGCAGCCGAGTTTGCCAATTATCGTCGACGCATGGAGAATCAGCGCGCCGACTGGTCGCTCCGTGCCAAAGCCAATGTGATTCGAACGCTGCTGCCGATTCTTGATGATCTGGAGAGATCCCTGACTGCAGCTGCAGAAGCCGAATCAGAAGACAATGCCTTCTCGTCCCTACAGTCTGGAATTAATCTTGTATTCGAAAATTTTCTTAGTGAACTTGAGAAACTGGGACTCAAACGGATTCAGACTGTTGGGGTGGCGTTCGACGAGCATCTTCATGAGGCGGTGGGGCAGGCACCTGCCCCCGAAGGCGAAGAAGATGGACATATACTGTACGAAAGCCAAGCGGGGTATCGCCTGGGGGATCTGGTGCTCAGACATGCGAAGGTGATTGTGGGGATTGCACCAGCGGTTCCAGCTGAGGCTGATGCGCAATGA
- the bshB1 gene encoding bacillithiol biosynthesis deacetylase BshB1, whose translation MSEQLDIMAIAAHPDDVELAVGGTLILSVMQGLRVGVIDLTRGELGTRGTPELRAREASEAASILGLSVRENVGLPDGNITSDGLSTLIRVLRKWHPRIVMTHPAVCRHPDHVAAHHLVRNACYYAGLEKLDQSADVPAWRPQHLLYFAEVRHFEPDFVVDVTSTWKRRTEALRCYGSQIHSPAYKEHSDESETYISNAQFFEWIEARARTYGQLVGCTYGEPFQYSGTLGVSDLSTFLHLEAAFQ comes from the coding sequence ATGTCGGAGCAACTAGATATAATGGCGATTGCTGCACACCCGGATGATGTCGAATTAGCGGTGGGGGGGACCTTGATTTTGTCGGTGATGCAGGGGCTTCGTGTTGGCGTCATAGATTTGACTCGCGGTGAATTGGGCACGAGAGGGACGCCGGAACTAAGAGCTAGAGAAGCCAGTGAAGCGGCATCAATCCTCGGACTCTCCGTACGTGAAAACGTTGGACTGCCCGATGGAAATATTACGTCCGATGGATTGAGTACTCTCATTCGTGTACTACGCAAATGGCACCCCCGTATCGTGATGACGCATCCCGCTGTATGCCGACATCCAGATCATGTGGCTGCACATCATCTTGTTCGTAATGCATGTTACTATGCTGGATTGGAGAAACTGGATCAAAGTGCGGATGTCCCGGCGTGGCGCCCTCAGCATTTATTGTACTTTGCAGAGGTACGGCATTTTGAACCGGATTTTGTTGTGGATGTGACCAGTACGTGGAAGAGGCGCACCGAAGCACTCCGTTGCTATGGCTCCCAGATCCACAGCCCAGCGTATAAGGAGCACAGCGATGAGTCGGAAACCTACATCTCCAATGCTCAATTTTTTGAGTGGATTGAGGCGCGTGCCCGCACGTACGGGCAGCTGGTTGGCTGCACGTATGGAGAGCCCTTTCAATATAGCGGGACGTTGGGGGTTTCGGATCTCAGTACATTTTTGCACTTGGAGGCAGCCTTTCAGTAG
- the accB gene encoding acetyl-CoA carboxylase biotin carboxyl carrier protein, whose translation MASESEAAEVEIEADGVRVLVRKYASPAIQAAPPAQVVMAESMPVTDVSQQGNQSPVASESSPEPPVAKGSPVLSPTPGTFYAKPAPDADPFVKVGDRIQKGQTVCIVEAMKLMNEVEAEVDGTVLEILVSDGDAVEYDQPLLIVDPA comes from the coding sequence ATGGCATCCGAAAGCGAAGCGGCGGAGGTCGAGATTGAGGCAGACGGTGTACGTGTTCTGGTTCGAAAGTATGCATCACCGGCGATACAGGCAGCCCCTCCGGCACAGGTTGTTATGGCGGAGTCTATGCCAGTTACCGATGTATCCCAGCAGGGCAACCAATCGCCTGTCGCATCTGAGTCATCGCCGGAACCTCCAGTCGCAAAGGGTTCGCCTGTACTGTCCCCCACGCCGGGGACTTTTTATGCCAAACCGGCACCGGATGCAGATCCGTTTGTTAAGGTTGGAGATCGCATTCAGAAGGGCCAGACCGTGTGCATTGTAGAGGCGATGAAGCTGATGAATGAAGTAGAAGCGGAAGTGGACGGGACGGTGCTGGAAATCCTTGTCAGCGATGGTGATGCGGTTGAGTACGATCAGCCGTTGCTAATCGTTGATCCCGCATAA
- the hrcA gene encoding heat-inducible transcription repressor HrcA: MSKRRPTYHGVSSSTLTDRERAILRLVVRNFIDTAGPVGSRKLAKQSSLGLSAATVRNTLSDLEEQGYLRHPHRSAGRMPTELGYRAFVNELMETPELSVQEQKLLNERLDRLMGDADTLFWETSRLLGRMSNLLGVVLSPKISTGVLERLDVVQLSESNIMIVISVRSLLVKTIVYETNMEIRRQDLDRIVSILNERLAGLRLEEIRRDYVARTKDLDHDPTGIVQLILGESAVLFSDPVKGRLTHSGTRGLLAQPEFQSTNEVRQLIDLIEDEGYVVRLFEQAPGSQLDTNHWVSVGIGSEIQDETVSPYSIVTARYNVGQSTGTVGLLGPMRMDYGRAISLVETMASLLDRPAITGSRQQVHTNG, encoded by the coding sequence ATGAGTAAACGCAGGCCTACATATCATGGGGTTTCATCCTCAACACTGACGGATCGTGAGCGTGCGATTCTGCGCCTGGTTGTGCGTAATTTTATCGATACTGCAGGGCCGGTGGGATCCCGAAAACTGGCCAAGCAGTCTTCTCTTGGTCTGAGTGCGGCCACCGTTCGCAATACGTTATCCGATCTGGAAGAACAGGGGTATCTCAGACACCCACACAGATCTGCCGGGCGTATGCCGACGGAGTTGGGGTATCGCGCATTTGTGAATGAGTTAATGGAAACCCCGGAGCTATCCGTACAGGAGCAGAAGCTGCTCAACGAACGGCTCGACCGGCTCATGGGGGATGCAGATACGCTCTTCTGGGAGACTTCCCGTTTACTGGGGCGCATGTCGAACCTTCTGGGGGTGGTTCTCAGCCCAAAAATTTCAACCGGCGTGCTGGAGCGACTGGATGTCGTGCAACTTTCCGAGTCTAATATTATGATCGTGATCAGTGTGCGGAGCCTCTTGGTGAAAACGATTGTTTACGAGACGAATATGGAGATCCGGCGCCAAGATCTGGATCGAATTGTGTCGATTTTGAATGAACGACTGGCAGGCTTGCGACTTGAGGAAATTCGGCGGGACTATGTTGCGCGAACCAAAGATCTGGATCATGACCCGACCGGGATTGTACAGTTGATTCTCGGTGAGTCAGCAGTACTGTTCAGTGACCCAGTAAAAGGCCGACTGACCCATTCAGGAACGCGAGGACTGCTCGCACAGCCGGAATTTCAGAGTACGAATGAGGTACGGCAACTCATCGATCTTATTGAGGACGAGGGGTATGTCGTTCGACTCTTCGAGCAGGCACCCGGCAGTCAACTTGACACCAATCACTGGGTGTCTGTGGGGATTGGTAGTGAGATTCAGGATGAAACCGTAAGCCCCTACTCCATTGTGACCGCACGGTATAACGTGGGACAGAGCACGGGAACGGTTGGATTACTCGGCCCGATGCGTATGGATTATGGTCGCGCAATTTCTCTCGTAGAAACGATGGCCTCTCTGCTTGATCGGCCCGCCATTACAGGTTCAAGACAACAAGTACATACGAATGGCTGA
- a CDS encoding leucine--tRNA ligase, translated as MAVYPFREIESQWQAYWESNKTFRTPITVDTSKPKYYVLDMFPYPSGAGLHVGHPEGYTATDIVARYKRMRGFSVLHPIGWDAFGLPAEQYALRTGTHPRITTERNIARFRKQLKSLGFSYDWDREVDTTDPSYFKWTQWIFLKLFERGLAYEAKVPVWWCEELGTTLANEEVVDGRSDIGGHPCEKRMLRQWVLRITEYAERLLDGLEQTDWPVSTKEMQRNWIGRSEGADIDFPVQGVEGARIRVYTTRPDTIFGATYMVLAPEHPMVDQISTETQLDQVQNYKELASHKSDLERTELQKDKTGVFTGAYAINPANEEAIPIWIADYVLYSYGTGAIMAVPGQDERDWAFAAKYDLPIRRTVQPPAGFTGLAYTGDGVAINSDFLNGLQIKEAKARIIDWLEEHNVGRRKVNYKLRDWLFSRQRYWGEPIPMIFESEKVQALPEDVLPINLPELDEFKPSGTPEGPLALAKDWLMTTNPDTGNLARRETNTMPQWAGSCWYFLRYIDPQNSKRLVDPELERYWMPVDLYIGGAEHAVLHLLYARFWHMVLYDAGVVSTPEPFAKLVHQGMILGELEYTAWRDTTTGKWVSAENVTDGKEIYTGATVEAIQIDEDKVAKSMERFVLSEAPDIQLDVRAFKMSKSRGNVINPDEIIEQYGADAFRLYEMFMGPLEQVKPWSTRGVHGTFRFLSRTWRLITENPLSEKEPDQDQLRILHQTIDRVTSDIEELRMNTAIAALMEFVNAAFKWEDVPRKVAEPFVLLLAPFAPHIAEELWSRFGYKDTLAYVPWPELKQEYLTEEVVDLPVQVNGRVRATIRIAPEADKQEVIRAAMLEPNVRRFLGENPPRREIYVPGRILNLVAAK; from the coding sequence ATGGCGGTATACCCTTTTCGGGAAATTGAAAGTCAGTGGCAGGCGTATTGGGAATCGAATAAGACATTTCGTACACCGATTACGGTAGATACGTCCAAACCCAAGTATTATGTACTGGATATGTTTCCCTATCCCAGCGGCGCAGGGTTACATGTGGGGCATCCCGAAGGGTACACAGCGACAGACATTGTGGCACGGTACAAGCGGATGCGCGGATTCAGCGTCTTGCACCCGATTGGATGGGATGCGTTTGGGCTCCCAGCCGAACAGTACGCACTTCGAACGGGGACACATCCGCGCATTACGACTGAGCGGAATATTGCCCGATTCAGGAAGCAGCTAAAATCTCTAGGGTTTTCCTATGACTGGGATCGAGAGGTTGATACGACAGATCCAAGTTATTTCAAATGGACACAGTGGATTTTTCTGAAGTTGTTTGAGAGGGGACTTGCGTACGAGGCAAAGGTGCCTGTGTGGTGGTGCGAAGAATTGGGGACAACACTCGCGAATGAAGAAGTTGTAGATGGGAGGAGTGATATCGGTGGGCACCCTTGCGAGAAACGGATGCTGCGCCAATGGGTCTTGCGTATCACTGAATATGCGGAAAGGCTGCTGGATGGACTTGAGCAGACAGATTGGCCCGTGAGTACCAAGGAAATGCAGCGTAACTGGATCGGGCGCAGTGAAGGGGCAGATATTGACTTCCCGGTTCAGGGAGTAGAAGGCGCTAGGATTCGAGTTTACACTACGCGTCCTGATACGATCTTTGGAGCGACCTACATGGTACTCGCTCCTGAGCATCCAATGGTAGATCAGATTTCTACGGAAACTCAGCTTGATCAAGTACAGAATTACAAGGAGTTGGCTTCCCATAAAAGCGATCTGGAACGGACGGAACTTCAAAAAGATAAGACGGGGGTATTCACAGGAGCATATGCCATAAATCCTGCAAACGAAGAAGCAATTCCCATATGGATCGCAGACTATGTACTGTATTCCTATGGGACAGGAGCGATCATGGCGGTTCCAGGTCAGGATGAGCGCGACTGGGCGTTTGCGGCAAAATATGACCTCCCCATTCGGCGTACAGTTCAGCCGCCCGCTGGATTTACAGGACTAGCCTACACGGGAGATGGTGTAGCCATCAATAGCGACTTTTTAAATGGTCTCCAAATTAAGGAAGCAAAAGCACGAATTATTGACTGGCTCGAAGAGCACAATGTGGGACGTCGCAAGGTAAATTATAAGTTGCGCGACTGGCTCTTTTCCAGACAGCGTTATTGGGGCGAACCAATCCCAATGATTTTCGAGAGTGAAAAAGTACAAGCGTTGCCAGAGGATGTGCTTCCCATCAATCTGCCAGAATTGGACGAATTTAAGCCGAGCGGAACCCCGGAAGGCCCTCTTGCTTTGGCCAAAGATTGGTTGATGACCACGAATCCCGATACGGGTAATTTAGCCAGACGCGAGACCAATACAATGCCTCAATGGGCAGGATCCTGCTGGTACTTTTTGCGCTACATTGACCCCCAAAACTCGAAACGACTAGTAGATCCAGAACTGGAAAGGTACTGGATGCCGGTGGATCTCTATATTGGCGGAGCCGAGCATGCGGTCCTTCATCTGCTCTATGCCCGATTTTGGCATATGGTGCTGTATGATGCCGGTGTAGTTTCAACGCCAGAGCCCTTTGCGAAACTTGTTCATCAGGGAATGATCCTGGGTGAACTTGAATACACGGCTTGGAGGGACACTACGACGGGAAAATGGGTCAGTGCCGAAAATGTAACCGATGGGAAGGAAATCTACACCGGGGCAACCGTGGAAGCGATTCAAATCGACGAGGATAAAGTCGCGAAAAGTATGGAACGCTTTGTGTTGAGTGAAGCACCGGATATTCAGTTGGATGTGCGCGCATTCAAGATGAGCAAGAGTCGTGGGAATGTGATCAATCCCGATGAGATCATTGAGCAGTATGGTGCAGATGCATTCCGGCTCTATGAGATGTTTATGGGCCCCCTGGAGCAGGTGAAGCCGTGGAGTACCCGTGGAGTTCACGGGACCTTTCGATTTCTTAGTCGTACGTGGCGGCTGATCACGGAAAATCCTCTGAGCGAGAAAGAACCCGATCAGGATCAACTACGCATCCTGCATCAGACGATCGATCGTGTGACAAGCGATATCGAGGAGTTACGCATGAATACCGCCATCGCTGCCTTGATGGAGTTTGTGAACGCAGCGTTCAAGTGGGAAGATGTCCCTCGCAAGGTTGCAGAGCCATTTGTCCTTTTACTTGCCCCGTTTGCACCTCACATTGCGGAGGAGTTATGGTCTCGCTTTGGGTATAAGGACACATTGGCCTATGTTCCCTGGCCGGAACTCAAGCAAGAATATCTGACTGAGGAGGTAGTTGATTTACCGGTACAGGTGAACGGGCGGGTTCGGGCGACCATCCGTATTGCACCAGAGGCAGATAAGCAAGAAGTCATCCGGGCGGCGATGCTGGAACCGAATGTTCGACGATTCTTGGGAGAAAATCCTCCCCGCCGGGAAATTTATGTACCTGGACGTATTCTTAATCTGGTCGCTGCAAAGTAA
- the dnaJ gene encoding molecular chaperone DnaJ — MSDYYDILGVNRDASSEEIKKAYRKEALKNHPDRNPGDKAAEARFKEAAVAYEVLSDQKKREVYDRYGEAGLRGSGGGGQPGFDNVNDIFSAFSDIFGGGSGGGVFDDFFGGRRQRTRERGQPGATIAQQLALTLEEIAEGTEKRVKVRRLTPCQTCEGSGAKGGASQLKVCIVCNGSGEERRARQTPLGQFVSVSECGRCRGEGQVIEEKCSECRGEGRLDGESSIKVKVPAGVEDGMVINLRGQGHSGARGGRSGDLRIEIREKAHEYFVRRGSDLIYNIEISFPDAALGTDIEVPTLTGRASVKIAPGTQSGKVLRMQGRGLGQLRGSRKGDQLVRIRVWTPQNLSDSDKKALEKLRDSNAFQPDQTGKNKSFFSKVKDAFA; from the coding sequence ATGAGTGATTACTACGACATTTTGGGTGTGAACCGCGATGCGTCCTCAGAAGAAATCAAAAAAGCCTATCGCAAGGAAGCATTAAAAAATCACCCAGATCGAAATCCAGGTGATAAGGCGGCGGAAGCCCGCTTTAAAGAGGCAGCGGTAGCGTACGAGGTGTTGAGTGATCAGAAGAAGCGTGAGGTTTATGATCGTTATGGCGAAGCTGGTTTACGCGGATCAGGTGGAGGTGGGCAGCCGGGGTTTGACAATGTAAATGACATTTTTAGTGCATTCAGCGATATCTTCGGAGGAGGATCAGGTGGGGGGGTGTTTGATGACTTCTTCGGAGGAAGGCGCCAGCGTACCCGGGAAAGGGGACAGCCAGGGGCTACTATTGCTCAGCAGTTGGCTCTGACACTAGAGGAGATTGCGGAAGGGACAGAAAAGCGTGTAAAAGTTCGCCGGTTGACCCCATGCCAGACTTGTGAGGGGAGTGGGGCAAAGGGGGGAGCGAGCCAATTAAAAGTATGCATTGTATGTAATGGATCTGGGGAAGAACGTCGGGCACGGCAAACACCACTAGGCCAGTTTGTGAGCGTGTCCGAGTGTGGAAGGTGTCGTGGCGAAGGGCAGGTTATTGAGGAAAAATGTTCAGAATGTCGAGGGGAGGGGCGGCTGGATGGGGAGTCGTCCATAAAAGTGAAAGTGCCAGCCGGCGTTGAGGATGGGATGGTCATCAACTTGCGTGGCCAGGGCCACTCTGGGGCTCGCGGAGGAAGATCGGGAGATCTGCGGATCGAGATCCGTGAAAAGGCACACGAGTATTTTGTCCGTAGAGGTAGTGATTTGATCTACAATATAGAGATTTCTTTTCCCGATGCAGCGCTGGGGACAGACATCGAAGTACCGACTCTCACGGGGCGGGCGAGTGTCAAGATTGCCCCGGGAACCCAGTCCGGAAAGGTTCTGCGTATGCAGGGGCGAGGATTGGGTCAACTCAGAGGTTCCAGAAAAGGCGATCAACTGGTCCGAATTCGTGTATGGACGCCGCAGAATCTCTCTGATTCGGATAAGAAGGCGTTGGAAAAACTTCGGGACTCTAATGCATTTCAACCGGACCAGACAGGGAAGAATAAATCATTCTTTTCGAAAGTAAAAGATGCCTTCGCGTAA